A window of the Lagenorhynchus albirostris chromosome 1, mLagAlb1.1, whole genome shotgun sequence genome harbors these coding sequences:
- the ACSBG1 gene encoding long-chain-fatty-acid--CoA ligase ACSBG1: MPDSRVTPQESRLDASLGTTQGHLGTSSLTDGHTLSKEPLSHALKLSSPAKVKDAQLNSPEEALWTTRADGRVHLRIDPSCPQTPYTVHRMFCEALDKYGDLSALGFKRQGMWEHISYNQYYLLARKAAKGFLKLGLERAHSVAILGFNSPEWFFSAVGTVFAGGIVTGIYTTSSPEACRYIAHDCRANIIVVDTQKQLEKILKIWKNLPHLKAVVIFQEPPPTKMANVYTMEQFMDLGNEVTEEALDTIINAQQPNQCCVLVYTSGTTGNPKGVMLSQDNITWTAHYGSQAGDIQPAEVQQEVVVSYLPLSHIAAQIYDLWTGIQWGAQVCFAETDALKGSLVNTLREVEPTSHMGVPRVWEKIMERIQEVAAQSGFIRRKMLLWAMSVTLEQNLTCPSSDLKPFTTRLADYLVLAKVRQALGFAKCQKNFYGGAPMTAETQHFFLGLNIRLYAGYGLSETSGPHFMSSPYNYRLYSSGKVVPGCRVKLVNEDAEGIGEICLWGRTIFMGYLNMEDKTCEAIDADGWLHTGDSGHLDADGFLYITGRLKELIITAGGENVPPVPIEEAVKTELPIISNAVLIGDQRKFLSMLLTLKCTLDPDTSDPTDNLTEQAVEFCQRVGSKAATVSEVVGKKDEAVYQAIEEGIQRVNMNAAARPYHIQKWAVLERDFSISGGELGPTMKLKRLTVLEKYKDIIDSFYQEQKK, encoded by the exons AGGAGGCGCTGTGGACAACTCGGGCCGATGGGCGCGTCCACCTGCGCATAGACCCCAGCTGCCCACAGACTCCCTACACTGTGCATCGGATGTTCTGCGAGGCTCTGGACAAGTACGGGGACCTCAGCGCTCTGGGCTTCAAGCGACAGGGCATGTGGGAGCACATCTCCTACAACCAATACTACCTGCTGGCCCGCAAAGCCGCCAAGGGCTTCCTAAAG CTCGGCCTGGAGCGGGCCCACAGCGTGGCCATCCTCGGCTTCAACTCCCCGGAGTGGTTCTTCTCGGCAGTGGGCACAGTATTCGCAGG TGGCATCGTCACTGGCATCTACACAACCAGCTCCCCTGAAGCCTGCCGGTACATCGCCCATGACTGCCGTGCCAACATCATCGTGGTCGACACGCAGAAGCAGCTGGAAAAGATCCTGAAG ATCTGGAAAAACCTGCCACACCTGAAGGCAGTAGTGATATTTCAAGAACCTCCTCCGACAAAGATGGCCAATGTGTACACG ATGGAGCAGTTCATGGATCTGGGGAATGAGGTGACTGAGGAGGCCCTGGACACCATCATCAATGCCCAGCAGCCTAACCAGTGCTGCGTGTTGGTCTACACGTCAGGCACCACTGGGAACCCCAAGGGCGTGATGCTGAGTCAAGACAAT ATCACATGGACAGCACATTACGGCAGCCAGGCTGGTGACATCCAACCCGCAGAAGTCCAACAGGAGGTGGTGGTCAGCTACCTGCCCCTCAGCCACATTGCTGCCCAGATCTATGACCTGTGGACAGGCATCCAGTGGGGGGCCCAGGTCTGCTTTGCTGAGACTGATGCCCTGAAG GGGAGCCTGGTGAACACGCTGAGGGAAGTGGAGCCCACGTCCCACATGGGGGTGCCGCGGGTGTGGGAGAAGATCATGGAGCGGATCCAGGAGGTGGCGGCTCAGTCTGGCTTCATCCGGCGCAAGATGCTGCTGTGGGCCATGTCAGTGACCTTGGAGCAGAACCTCACCTGCCCGAGCAG CGATCTGAAGCCCTTCACAACCCGGCTGGCAGATTACCTGGTGCTAGCCAAAGTCCGCCAGGCACTGGGCTTTGCCAAGTGTCAGAAAAACTTCTACGGAGGAGCCCCCATGACCGCGGAGACACAGCACTTCTTCCTGGGCCTCAACATCCGCTTGTATGCGGGCTATGGCCTCAGCGAGACCTCGGGCCCTCACTTCATGTCCAGCCCCTACAACTACCGGCTCTACAG ctCCGGCAAGGTGGTGCCGGGCTGCCGGGTGAAGCTGGTGAATGAGGATGCAGAGGGCATCGGAGAGATCTGCCTGTGGGGCCGCACGATCTTCATGGGCTACCTGAACATGGAGGACAAGACGTGTGAGGCCATTGATGCCGACGGCTGGCTGCACACGGGCGACTCAGGCCACCTGGATGCTGACGGCTTCCTCTACATCACTGGGCGTCTCAAAG AATTGATCATCACGGCTGGCGGGGAGAATGTGCCCCCTGTGCCCATTGAGGAGGCCGTGAAGACAGAGCTACCCATCATCAGCAATGCCGTGCTGATCGGGGACCAGAGGAAGTTCCTGTCCATGCTGCTCACCTTGAAG TGCACTCTGGATCCTGATACCTCTGACCCAACTGATAATCTGACCGAGCAAGCTGTGGAGTTCTGCCAGAGGGTGGGCAGCAAAGCTGCCACGGTATCGGAGGTCGTGGGGAAGAAGGATGAGGCCGTGTATCAGGCCATTGAAGAGGGGATCCAGAGAGTCAACATGAATGCAGCTGCCCGACCCTACCACATCCAGAAGTGGGCCGTTCTTGAGAGGGACTTCTCCATTTCGGGTGGAGAGTTGG GTCCCACAATGAAGCTGAAACGGCTCACAGTCCTAGAGAAGTACAAAGATATCATCGACTCCTTTTACCAAGAGCAAAAAAAGTAA
- the IDH3A gene encoding isocitrate dehydrogenase [NAD] subunit alpha, mitochondrial, giving the protein MAGPAWISKVSRLLGAFHNQKQVTRGFAGGVKTVTLIPGDGIGPEISAAVMKIFDAAKAPIQWEERNVTAIQGPGGKWMIPPEAKESMDKNKMGLKGPLKTPIAAGHPSMNLLLRKTFDLYANVRPCVSIEGYKTPYSDVNIVTIRENTEGEYSGIEHVIVDGVVQSIKLITEGASKRIAEFAFEYARNNLRSNVTAVHKANIMRMSDGLFLKKCREVAENCKDIKFNEMYLDTVCLNMVQDPSQFDVLVMPNLYGDILSDLCAGLIGGLGVTPSGNIGANGVAIFESVHGTAPDIAGKDMANPTALLLSAVMMLRHMGLFDHAAKIETACFATIKDGKSLTKDLGGNAKCSDFTEEICRRVKDLD; this is encoded by the exons GTTAAGACGGTAACTTTAATTCCAGGAGATGGAATTGGCCCAGAAATTTCAGCCGCAGTTATGAAGATTTTTGATGCTGCCAAA GCACCTATTCAGTGGGAGGAGCGGAATGTCACCGCCATTCAAGGACCGGGAGGAAAGTGGATGATCCCTCCAGAAGCCAAAGAGTCCATGGATAAGAACAAGATGGGCTTGAAAG GCCCTTTAAAAACCCCCATAGCCGCGGGTCACCCATCCATGAATTTATTGCTGCGTAAAACATTTGACCTTTATGCAAATGTCCGACCATGTGTCTCAATCGAAGGCTATAAAACCCCTTACAGCGACGTAAATATTGTCACCATTCGAGAGAACACGGAAGGAGAATACAGTGGAATTGAGCATGTG ATTGTGGATGGAGTTGTGCAGAGTATCAAGCTCATTACTGAGGGGGCGAGCAAGCGCATCGCGGAGTTCGCCTTTGAGTATGCGCGGAACAACCTCCGGAGCAACGTCACGGCCGTGCACAAAGCCAACATCAT GCGAATGTCAGATGGGCTTTTTCTGAAAAAATGCAGGGAAGTTGCAGAAAACTGTAAAGATATTAAATTTAATGAGATGTACCTTGATACAGTATGTTTGAAT ATGGTCCAGGATCCGTCCCAGTTTGATGTCCTTGTTATgccaaatttgtatggagacatccTTAG TGACCTGTGTGCAGGACTGATTGGAGGTCTTGGTGTGACACCAAGTGGCAACATTGGAGCCAATGGAGTTGCAATCTTCGAGTCG GTTCACGGGACCGCCCCAGACATCGCAGGGAAGGACATGGCCAACCCCACGGCCCTCCTGCTCAGTGCCGTGATGATGCTGCGTCACATGGGGCTTTTTGACCACGCTGCAAAGATTGAGACAGCATGTTTTGCTACAATTAAGGATGGGAAG agcTTAACAAAAGATTTGGGAGGCAATGCAAAATGCTCAGACTTCACAGAAGAAATCTGCCGCCGAGTAAAAGATTTAGATTAA